A window from Opitutia bacterium ISCC 52 encodes these proteins:
- a CDS encoding beta-propeller fold lactonase family protein yields the protein MSILRLSANLGSVHCQAFSLSLVMWLIFSIIPLPAHASRVFVSTSNPNQLKVYALDEQSGTLSLENNIPTSGPPGCFSFNEAGDRLYVSIRQLGKITAYALDENGQATQLNEVSAESYPGYVRVHESGKFLFCSYYQAGQVNVYGIHEDGTLSQDPIQTIKTDANAHAVVTDPKGEYLFVPHTRPNKIFQFKINTRTGNLTPTNPPFLQRAASTGPRHLWFHPTSSIAYGSNEQGSSISTYSLDTRDGTFSTIETLSSLPTEFSDNNSTADIEVHPSGEFVYIANRGHNSIASYAIDEIDGTLSFIQHTFVEPVPRSFNITPDGDFLIAAGQQSGKLRVFRIDEKGQLKHTQTLNTEGAPWWVVSQP from the coding sequence GTGTCCATTCTAAGACTGTCGGCAAACCTCGGTAGTGTCCATTGTCAGGCCTTCTCGCTATCGCTCGTGATGTGGTTAATTTTTTCCATTATTCCACTTCCCGCTCATGCGAGTCGTGTTTTCGTTTCAACATCGAATCCCAACCAACTGAAGGTCTACGCGCTCGACGAACAATCGGGAACACTGAGCCTCGAAAACAACATTCCTACCAGCGGGCCTCCGGGATGTTTTAGTTTTAACGAAGCTGGTGACCGCCTCTATGTATCCATTCGGCAATTGGGCAAGATCACTGCTTACGCGCTGGACGAAAACGGGCAGGCAACTCAGCTCAATGAAGTAAGTGCAGAATCCTATCCGGGTTACGTCCGAGTCCACGAATCTGGAAAGTTTTTATTCTGCTCTTACTACCAAGCCGGGCAGGTCAATGTATACGGTATCCATGAAGACGGTACGCTTTCACAAGACCCAATCCAAACGATCAAGACCGATGCCAATGCCCACGCAGTGGTAACGGATCCCAAGGGCGAATATCTTTTTGTCCCACACACGCGGCCCAATAAAATCTTTCAATTCAAGATCAATACCCGGACCGGTAATTTGACACCAACCAATCCACCATTTCTTCAACGAGCAGCGAGCACGGGGCCACGACACCTCTGGTTTCATCCTACTTCCAGCATAGCTTATGGGAGTAATGAGCAAGGCAGTAGCATTAGCACCTACTCGCTGGATACGAGAGACGGCACTTTCTCGACCATCGAAACCTTATCCAGCCTTCCCACCGAATTTTCAGACAACAACTCCACGGCGGATATCGAAGTCCACCCCTCCGGCGAATTTGTATACATCGCCAACCGAGGACATAACTCTATCGCCAGTTATGCGATCGATGAAATAGATGGTACTCTGAGTTTCATTCAGCACACATTCGTGGAACCAGTTCCGCGTTCGTTCAACATCACACCCGATGGAGACTTTTTAATCGCGGCGGGGCAGCAATCCGGGAAACTCCGGGTTTTTCGCATCGACGAGAAGGGACAGCTCAAACACACGCAGACCCTCAACACAGAAGGCGCGCCCTGGTGGGTGGTCAGTCAACCATGA
- a CDS encoding haloacid dehalogenase type II, which translates to MNQVKAILFDVFGTIVDWRGSIIREVSKVGNRLGISGDWGRFADRWRDGYYTGTQDVVNGKREWVSADALHLERLESLKPEFGLDDLNEEETIQLNKAWHRLDPWRDSVEGLTRLKQKFIIGSLSNGNIGLLVNLAKHAGLPWDIVLSGENYRSYKPDASVYLGAVETLGLKAYEVMIAAAHLTDLQNAKKNGLSTAFIARPDEFGDGEYKPDLETDESVDVNASDFLNLAEQLRV; encoded by the coding sequence ATGAATCAAGTAAAAGCTATACTCTTTGATGTCTTCGGAACCATAGTGGACTGGCGTGGATCCATCATTCGCGAAGTTTCTAAGGTCGGTAACAGACTAGGGATATCTGGTGATTGGGGCCGCTTTGCAGACCGTTGGAGAGATGGCTACTATACCGGCACTCAAGACGTGGTGAACGGAAAGCGAGAATGGGTATCAGCAGACGCACTACACCTGGAGCGGCTCGAGAGTCTTAAACCCGAGTTTGGATTGGATGATCTCAACGAAGAGGAAACCATCCAGTTGAACAAAGCCTGGCATCGACTCGACCCGTGGCGTGATTCGGTTGAAGGCCTAACACGCCTTAAACAGAAATTCATCATTGGCAGCCTTTCCAACGGTAACATTGGACTGCTGGTGAATCTGGCAAAGCATGCCGGACTACCCTGGGACATCGTTCTGAGCGGAGAAAACTATCGGTCATACAAACCCGATGCGAGTGTGTATCTGGGAGCCGTTGAAACCCTGGGACTCAAAGCTTATGAAGTGATGATTGCCGCGGCTCACTTAACGGATCTGCAAAATGCAAAGAAGAACGGTCTATCGACAGCCTTTATAGCTCGCCCAGATGAATTCGGAGACGGTGAATACAAACCGGATCTCGAAACTGATGAGAGCGTAGATGTGAATGCATCCGATTTCCTCAATCTGGCTGAGCAACTTCGAGTCTGA
- a CDS encoding MFS transporter, with the protein MNNRPTNVRWTIFALASMTSLMLYLHRYTWAIIRPELEREYGFSNTQLEHIFTMFNFTYAFGNLPGGIVADLFGAHVFLSSIIFAWSACLIGFALAGSFWAFGGLRLFFGLAQGGAYPSLTSITKNWFPVSSRTSVQGFIAGTSGRMGGALAPILMATVLMGYFGMNWRTALIAMAGLGIVFAALFFVIVRNRPEEDKRVNESEVKLIRKGEETQKAATRVMSFKKALSRRNFQLLIFQQYCNAGADIVYTSVLGSLFLSKGITITEMGIYASMPLFGGAIGGFVGGILNDVMIKTTGSRRWGRSIMGIMGKGTAALILFFAIKQSSVAGLAWGLFCVKFFADWSLPTMIGTCTDIGGKHPATALVWLI; encoded by the coding sequence ATGAACAACCGCCCCACCAACGTACGTTGGACCATCTTTGCTTTAGCTTCAATGACCTCGTTGATGTTGTACCTGCATCGTTACACCTGGGCGATTATCCGACCTGAACTGGAACGCGAGTATGGTTTTTCCAATACACAATTGGAGCATATATTTACCATGTTCAACTTTACCTATGCGTTCGGGAATCTTCCTGGTGGAATTGTGGCTGATCTTTTTGGGGCGCATGTGTTCTTGAGCTCTATCATCTTCGCCTGGTCGGCCTGTTTGATCGGGTTTGCCCTGGCAGGCTCCTTTTGGGCGTTTGGTGGATTGCGGCTCTTCTTCGGACTCGCTCAGGGGGGTGCCTATCCAAGTTTGACCAGCATCACCAAAAACTGGTTTCCCGTATCTTCCCGAACGTCGGTACAAGGATTTATCGCAGGGACGTCTGGACGTATGGGCGGAGCCTTGGCACCGATCCTCATGGCCACGGTTTTGATGGGATATTTTGGAATGAATTGGAGGACTGCGCTCATCGCCATGGCAGGTTTGGGTATTGTATTCGCAGCCCTGTTCTTCGTCATTGTCAGAAACCGACCCGAAGAAGATAAACGGGTCAATGAGTCCGAAGTAAAATTGATCCGGAAAGGTGAAGAGACGCAAAAAGCGGCCACGAGGGTGATGTCGTTCAAGAAGGCATTGAGTCGACGCAACTTTCAACTGCTTATTTTTCAGCAATACTGTAACGCAGGTGCAGATATTGTTTACACGTCCGTTCTGGGAAGCCTGTTTCTGTCTAAAGGCATTACGATAACGGAAATGGGAATCTATGCCAGTATGCCATTATTTGGAGGTGCTATTGGTGGTTTTGTAGGAGGTATTCTCAATGATGTGATGATCAAGACCACAGGCAGTCGGCGCTGGGGTCGAAGTATCATGGGGATCATGGGAAAAGGTACCGCGGCTCTTATTTTGTTTTTCGCCATAAAGCAAAGTAGTGTGGCTGGATTGGCTTGGGGATTGTTTTGTGTAAAGTTTTTCGCCGATTGGTCTCTGCCGACGATGATTGGTACATGTACGGATATTGGCGGAAAGCATCCTGCGACGGCTTTAGTATGGTTAATATGA
- a CDS encoding tripartite tricarboxylate transporter TctB family protein, whose translation MTEFPNQPLQIVVPYAAGGGTDVFARTLQKSINARESLPQPVVIINQPGGVGTIGSRFVLGSRPDGYRLLCINDVVITTELSGTVNYGPEDFTPVAQTGNLTTMVVVREDAPFKNLSDFLDEAEANPKSLRMGADVGSPAFFNSKVIEGSRPGAELNYISSGGGQKRFTQLLGGHLDAAIFSLGEYNSYRASDGTPPDQNIKAIAVLDGERSRFYPDIPTATEQGIPIYSGNAYYWLAPKGTPQPVVEKLAGYFERTLEDPTVLAELEQQSIGIAFRKGDELVKFLSDKKQGLGGLESEEPADVPNFPKWVIAIVVVLGISIIIGKIRKPDSNEAGTGEGRIALVAGMIMIFYITCLQFGLPYGLVTSPALFLLGGTLAGWQRPKLVSIVQMALLFGLGSEYIFTTLFSVPLP comes from the coding sequence ATGACCGAGTTCCCTAATCAACCGCTCCAGATCGTCGTGCCTTATGCAGCGGGCGGTGGAACCGATGTATTCGCGCGGACCTTACAAAAGTCGATCAACGCCCGAGAGAGCCTTCCTCAACCGGTTGTGATCATCAATCAACCCGGTGGAGTTGGGACTATTGGATCGCGCTTTGTTTTGGGGTCTCGGCCGGACGGCTATCGCTTACTTTGCATCAATGATGTGGTGATCACCACTGAATTATCTGGAACGGTCAACTATGGTCCGGAAGATTTCACTCCAGTTGCCCAGACTGGAAATCTCACGACCATGGTGGTGGTTCGAGAAGATGCACCCTTCAAGAATCTATCTGACTTTCTCGATGAAGCGGAAGCCAACCCTAAGAGTTTACGTATGGGAGCGGATGTTGGGTCTCCGGCCTTTTTTAACTCTAAAGTGATCGAAGGATCCCGTCCAGGCGCCGAATTAAATTACATCTCCAGTGGCGGTGGTCAGAAACGGTTTACCCAGCTACTCGGCGGACACCTGGATGCGGCGATATTTTCCTTGGGAGAGTACAACAGTTACCGTGCTTCGGACGGAACGCCTCCAGATCAGAACATCAAGGCGATTGCCGTACTCGATGGTGAGCGCAGTCGTTTTTATCCGGACATTCCTACTGCGACTGAGCAGGGGATCCCTATTTATTCGGGTAACGCCTACTACTGGTTGGCGCCTAAAGGTACGCCACAACCGGTGGTCGAAAAGCTGGCCGGTTACTTTGAGCGTACCTTGGAAGACCCCACGGTATTGGCCGAGCTCGAGCAGCAATCGATCGGAATTGCGTTTCGTAAGGGAGACGAGCTCGTTAAATTTCTAAGTGATAAAAAACAAGGCCTGGGAGGATTGGAATCTGAAGAGCCAGCCGACGTGCCCAATTTTCCAAAGTGGGTCATCGCCATTGTGGTGGTTCTGGGCATCTCGATCATTATTGGCAAGATTCGCAAACCGGACTCCAATGAGGCCGGGACTGGTGAAGGCAGGATCGCCTTGGTGGCCGGCATGATCATGATCTTTTACATCACTTGCTTGCAGTTCGGTCTGCCTTATGGATTGGTAACATCCCCGGCTCTCTTCCTTCTTGGTGGAACTCTGGCCGGCTGGCAACGGCCCAAACTTGTTTCGATTGTTCAGATGGCTCTGCTTTTTGGCCTAGGGTCAGAATACATTTTTACGACTCTGTTTTCTGTTCCATTGCCGTAG
- a CDS encoding tripartite tricarboxylate transporter permease — translation MGLFLIVLGTSLGIFVGAVPGLTGTMLLALILPLTYGADPQYALTLLISVYVGAISGGMITSILLRMPGTPASIVTTFDGFPMAQNGQAERALGLGVMASFFGGLISWVFLVLLARPIALLSTKFGPFEYFSLVMMALVLIASIGGKSIPRSLFSGFLGILLSMPGIAVATGQTRLTFGIPSLIDGFKLLPVLIGLFAVNQIFRDIMDIKNESKIEAIETKGVSIRFKDLVDHGFNLVRSSVIGTWIGLLPGIGANIGSVTAYTVAKSSSKTPEKFGTGHDEGVVAGEAANNATVGGALIPLISMGLPGSVVEAVLLGALVIHGLQPGPRLFDEHPVMVYTIMGAMLMANIAMVIIMRFSMRGLAKISKIPRTYMLPVILIFCVIGSFALSNRLFDVWVMLGFGALGFILESNKIPLAPFVIGFVLGPIAEENLTSGLISTNGSWLPLITRPIPLIFLLVALTMLFLPMIRRRLSKTATPTAS, via the coding sequence ATGGGATTGTTTCTCATTGTACTGGGGACGTCTCTCGGAATCTTTGTGGGAGCGGTGCCGGGGTTGACCGGGACGATGCTCTTAGCGTTGATCTTGCCGCTGACATACGGGGCGGATCCGCAGTATGCGCTTACCCTGCTGATCAGTGTATACGTGGGTGCGATCAGTGGGGGAATGATCACTTCGATTTTGCTCCGTATGCCGGGCACACCGGCGTCGATCGTGACTACTTTTGATGGTTTTCCCATGGCTCAGAACGGTCAGGCGGAACGGGCTCTTGGGCTCGGGGTCATGGCTTCCTTTTTCGGGGGACTTATTTCCTGGGTGTTCCTAGTGCTGCTCGCACGTCCGATCGCGCTTTTATCGACCAAGTTTGGCCCCTTCGAGTATTTCAGCCTGGTTATGATGGCCCTGGTCTTGATCGCGAGCATCGGAGGTAAGTCGATTCCTCGGTCCTTGTTCTCCGGCTTTCTAGGAATTTTGTTATCCATGCCGGGTATCGCGGTGGCAACAGGGCAGACTCGTTTGACCTTTGGGATACCAAGTCTGATCGATGGATTTAAATTGCTGCCCGTTCTTATAGGTCTCTTCGCAGTGAATCAGATCTTTCGGGATATCATGGATATCAAGAACGAGAGCAAGATTGAGGCCATTGAAACCAAAGGTGTTTCAATAAGGTTCAAGGACCTCGTCGATCATGGATTTAATCTCGTTCGATCGTCTGTTATCGGAACCTGGATCGGTTTGCTTCCGGGTATTGGTGCAAACATCGGTTCTGTGACTGCCTACACCGTTGCGAAAAGCTCCTCCAAAACACCTGAAAAATTCGGCACTGGTCACGATGAAGGAGTCGTCGCGGGCGAGGCCGCCAATAACGCAACGGTTGGTGGTGCGCTGATCCCATTGATTTCCATGGGGCTTCCCGGATCAGTCGTGGAAGCGGTACTGCTAGGGGCGTTGGTCATACACGGATTGCAACCGGGGCCACGACTATTTGATGAGCATCCAGTGATGGTATACACGATCATGGGCGCCATGCTTATGGCGAATATCGCCATGGTCATCATCATGCGGTTTTCCATGCGCGGCCTGGCCAAGATCTCCAAGATCCCGCGGACCTACATGCTGCCGGTGATTCTCATCTTTTGTGTCATCGGTTCCTTCGCGCTTTCTAATCGCCTCTTCGACGTATGGGTCATGCTTGGCTTTGGGGCGCTGGGATTTATTTTGGAGTCCAATAAAATTCCATTGGCACCGTTCGTTATCGGGTTCGTTCTCGGCCCTATCGCGGAAGAGAATCTTACCTCCGGTCTGATTTCCACGAATGGTTCCTGGTTGCCTCTCATCACGCGACCCATTCCGCTCATCTTTCTCCTGGTTGCGCTGACCATGTTGTTCCTGCCCATGATCCGGAGGCGACTCTCTAAAACTGCAACCCCAACAGCCTCGTGA
- a CDS encoding DUF1080 domain-containing protein: protein MKHNLIFVPLVRILSFGLVALISSPCISQAESVPKGLIGDWTLYLTSNEPAWLKVEEVDGEPVVHMRVHVQSAGPHKITEFKNGRITFDMKIKREVGEGGPQTKANTVSVGLKNGKLDGLIMGDWDEKKFNRITFTGKKYPPMPSKPDLSKVRFGKPKTLFNGKDLTGWVIDNPEKKNGWRAEDGMLVNVSPKTDFGSTGSYGNIQTVENFEDFWLHIEFLIEANRNSGVYLRGMYEAQVVDRDSRMQGLQGVGAIFSRIAPSVNAGRLPGEWQTYDLTLVDRHVTVVLNGVTVIDNQPVEGPTGGAINTDPTMPGPIHLQGDHTSVKYRDIYLAPVIKD from the coding sequence ATGAAGCACAACTTAATATTTGTTCCTCTTGTTCGAATTTTATCATTTGGCTTAGTCGCATTAATCTCCAGCCCATGTATATCGCAAGCGGAGTCGGTTCCCAAAGGTCTTATCGGTGACTGGACTCTTTATCTGACATCTAACGAACCTGCCTGGTTGAAAGTGGAAGAGGTGGATGGCGAGCCAGTCGTTCACATGCGGGTTCATGTTCAATCAGCTGGACCCCACAAGATCACGGAGTTTAAAAACGGTCGCATCACCTTCGATATGAAGATCAAACGCGAAGTAGGGGAGGGAGGACCGCAAACGAAGGCCAATACCGTTTCAGTCGGTCTTAAAAATGGGAAGCTGGATGGACTCATCATGGGAGACTGGGATGAAAAGAAATTCAACCGGATCACCTTTACGGGTAAGAAATATCCGCCCATGCCTTCTAAACCCGATCTTTCAAAAGTACGGTTTGGTAAACCTAAGACCTTATTCAATGGAAAGGATCTGACCGGATGGGTAATCGACAATCCCGAGAAGAAAAACGGGTGGCGAGCAGAGGATGGAATGCTCGTAAACGTTTCACCCAAGACCGATTTTGGTTCCACCGGATCTTACGGAAACATTCAAACCGTCGAAAATTTTGAAGACTTCTGGTTGCACATCGAGTTTCTCATTGAAGCAAATCGAAACAGCGGTGTTTACCTCCGCGGTATGTATGAAGCCCAAGTCGTGGACCGCGATAGTCGCATGCAAGGACTGCAGGGTGTCGGTGCCATCTTTAGCCGCATCGCCCCTTCTGTAAATGCAGGCAGATTACCCGGTGAGTGGCAGACCTATGACCTGACCTTGGTTGATCGCCATGTGACCGTTGTTCTGAATGGTGTGACCGTCATTGATAACCAACCGGTTGAAGGACCGACAGGTGGGGCTATCAATACCGACCCGACGATGCCTGGGCCGATTCACCTGCAAGGGGATCACACCTCGGTAAAATACCGGGACATCTACTTGGCGCCGGTGATTAAGGACTAG
- a CDS encoding AraC family transcriptional regulator: protein MSSPILQKDLFPKPNNFETQLTPPISMPAHQEEIDHIDFPIGWNDANYRVVSKTRRNTEEPYRISLKPYFLGFNEVAIDAPTRHPSHRHSSYELIVVSKGPYKTRLNGTAISLDSPQCLLVKPGDLHEVDCETGQRHFVLQFDLGGGSLKQGDHYRIFTDDLDPAMQVFTAPTKEIKPLLNAISTESKSDHRFSSEIQDCLVEHICWILLNHIPKNRLAPAFRKISDDQRFMSRMERFARRNLSNRTSIEELAEFMELSKSTLSKHCSELFGESPGSYLTRYKVNVARELLDSTRKSIKEISFDLGFKNPYHFSRVFKRITGHSPTQQRETPSLDNKP from the coding sequence TTGAGTTCCCCAATCCTGCAGAAAGACTTGTTTCCGAAACCGAATAACTTCGAAACTCAATTAACCCCACCCATATCGATGCCAGCCCATCAGGAGGAAATAGATCACATCGACTTTCCCATTGGCTGGAACGATGCGAACTACCGAGTTGTATCAAAAACACGGCGCAACACGGAAGAGCCCTATCGGATCTCTTTGAAACCTTATTTTCTGGGTTTTAATGAGGTCGCCATCGATGCACCTACCAGGCATCCTTCGCATCGTCATTCCAGTTATGAACTGATCGTGGTAAGCAAAGGGCCTTATAAAACCCGCTTAAATGGGACCGCTATCAGTTTGGACTCGCCGCAATGCCTACTGGTCAAACCCGGGGACTTACATGAAGTGGACTGCGAAACAGGACAACGCCACTTTGTCCTGCAATTCGACCTGGGGGGAGGTTCCTTGAAACAAGGGGATCACTACCGGATCTTCACTGATGATCTGGATCCAGCTATGCAGGTATTCACCGCACCCACTAAGGAAATCAAACCGCTTCTCAATGCCATCAGTACGGAGTCAAAGTCGGACCATCGATTCTCATCTGAAATCCAAGACTGCCTGGTGGAGCACATCTGCTGGATACTCCTCAACCATATCCCCAAGAACCGTCTTGCCCCAGCCTTTAGAAAAATTTCTGACGATCAACGCTTCATGAGCCGCATGGAACGATTCGCCCGCAGAAACTTATCCAACCGAACTTCGATCGAAGAGCTGGCCGAGTTCATGGAACTAAGTAAGTCGACCCTTTCCAAGCACTGCTCCGAACTCTTTGGCGAATCTCCCGGCAGCTACCTGACCCGCTACAAGGTCAACGTCGCAAGAGAGCTTCTCGATTCAACCCGCAAGAGCATCAAGGAAATCAGTTTCGATCTCGGATTTAAAAACCCCTATCACTTCTCAAGGGTTTTTAAGCGCATCACGGGACACTCCCCAACCCAACAGAGGGAGACCCCTTCCCTAGATAATAAACCCTAA
- a CDS encoding alpha/beta hydrolase encodes MNSTRMTKTVSTLALILLAHSLTAGVERILDIIYHKTEGVALTMDVFIPEKPNGAAVIKIVSGGWKSSHARVNDNYSAPYTNSGYTVFSIVHGSQPRDKVRDIISFMHRAVRYIRFNADQWNIDPDRIGATGASAGGHLSLILATKGAPGDPDAEDPIDRASSEVQAAAVFYPPTDYRKWAEPGDMAVGVGKQARWQPAFGPESETAEGRIELGHAMSSIYHINRETAPVYIIHGDMDNVVPLFQAESFGRQAERFGVRFELVVKKGAKHGWKNRIDDEPQFVA; translated from the coding sequence ATGAACTCTACTCGCATGACAAAAACCGTTTCCACCTTAGCACTCATTCTCCTTGCCCATAGCCTGACAGCAGGCGTTGAGCGTATCCTGGATATCATTTATCACAAAACCGAGGGTGTTGCCCTCACCATGGATGTGTTCATCCCGGAGAAACCCAATGGGGCCGCCGTCATCAAGATCGTCAGTGGGGGCTGGAAATCGAGTCACGCCAGGGTCAATGACAATTACTCAGCTCCGTATACAAATAGTGGATACACCGTATTCTCAATAGTACATGGGTCACAACCCCGCGACAAAGTGCGGGACATCATCAGCTTTATGCATAGGGCGGTGCGCTACATTCGCTTCAACGCCGATCAATGGAATATCGATCCTGACAGGATCGGAGCAACTGGCGCCAGTGCAGGGGGCCACTTGAGTTTGATTCTTGCAACAAAAGGTGCCCCTGGCGATCCCGATGCTGAGGATCCAATCGATCGGGCCAGCAGTGAAGTTCAGGCCGCCGCTGTCTTTTACCCACCTACTGATTATCGTAAGTGGGCAGAGCCAGGCGACATGGCTGTAGGTGTGGGTAAGCAAGCTCGATGGCAACCGGCATTCGGTCCCGAGTCGGAAACGGCTGAAGGACGCATAGAGCTCGGCCATGCAATGTCTTCCATATACCACATCAACCGGGAAACCGCTCCGGTTTACATTATCCATGGTGACATGGATAATGTCGTCCCACTCTTTCAGGCTGAAAGCTTTGGAAGGCAGGCAGAACGCTTCGGAGTCCGCTTCGAACTGGTGGTGAAAAAAGGTGCCAAGCACGGCTGGAAGAACCGGATCGATGACGAGCCACAGTTTGTAGCGTAG
- a CDS encoding DUF1080 domain-containing protein, with translation MRANNILLLVILIGFTTPVFSDGKWQSLFNGKDLNGWKANILPESFTVENGLLKAHCKDPAKRKSHLFFVGNQENEFILFKNFEFEASVLCKADSNSGVFIHTDEEIRDDKYHLKNGYEVQINSKASEKRKTGSLYEIVDIPESPVKEAEWFKLNIKVVDKQITVSINGTQLVDYTEPEKPERSEKRLGRVLRTEGGAIALQGHDPDSIVYFEDIRVRRLD, from the coding sequence ATGAGAGCTAATAATATTCTTTTACTTGTCATCTTAATCGGATTCACAACGCCAGTTTTTTCAGATGGTAAATGGCAGTCGTTGTTCAACGGCAAAGACCTGAACGGCTGGAAAGCAAATATTCTGCCCGAGTCTTTCACCGTTGAGAACGGGCTGCTCAAGGCTCACTGCAAAGACCCTGCCAAGCGGAAGTCTCACCTTTTCTTTGTGGGGAATCAGGAGAACGAATTCATTCTCTTTAAGAATTTTGAGTTTGAAGCCTCTGTTCTTTGTAAGGCCGACTCGAATTCCGGTGTGTTCATTCACACCGATGAGGAGATTCGTGATGACAAGTATCACCTGAAAAACGGTTACGAAGTCCAGATAAACAGCAAAGCCAGTGAAAAGAGAAAGACGGGCAGTCTCTATGAAATAGTGGACATACCTGAATCACCCGTCAAAGAAGCGGAGTGGTTCAAACTGAACATCAAGGTGGTAGATAAACAGATCACGGTTTCGATCAATGGCACTCAACTGGTTGACTATACCGAACCAGAAAAGCCAGAACGTTCCGAGAAACGTTTAGGCCGAGTCCTACGAACTGAAGGAGGTGCCATCGCCTTGCAAGGTCACGATCCCGATAGCATTGTTTACTTTGAGGACATTCGAGTCCGTCGTTTAGATTGA
- a CDS encoding glucose 1-dehydrogenase yields MPSLPNFSLDNQVVIVTGAGRGLGRVMATDAFKSGAKLAVGSRTTAELETLAIEIGNAGGECFFHPVDVTNVDSIQAFIKAVIDHYGRIDVLINNAGYNKLAKIIDYDEAQYDLIVDANLKNVFFCGQAAAKQMMTQKDGGVIINITSQAGVIGAPERGPYSGAKAGVNNLTKTMAAEWAEFGIRVNAVAPTVTRSPLAEQAMKDSETFSEAIKQNNLIRRGLAEPEEISAPVIFLASEAASMITGHTLVVDGGWTIV; encoded by the coding sequence ATGCCTTCTCTTCCCAATTTCTCTTTAGATAATCAGGTGGTCATTGTCACCGGAGCCGGCCGCGGGCTTGGTCGTGTCATGGCTACCGACGCTTTCAAGTCAGGAGCAAAACTGGCTGTTGGTAGCCGAACCACAGCTGAGTTGGAGACCTTGGCCATTGAAATCGGAAACGCCGGCGGAGAATGCTTTTTTCATCCGGTCGATGTTACCAATGTCGATTCCATCCAAGCATTCATCAAGGCAGTGATCGATCACTACGGCCGTATTGATGTCCTCATCAACAATGCCGGCTATAACAAGCTGGCGAAGATCATCGACTACGATGAAGCGCAGTACGATCTCATTGTAGATGCAAATTTAAAGAATGTATTCTTCTGCGGTCAGGCAGCAGCCAAACAAATGATGACTCAGAAAGACGGTGGTGTGATTATCAATATCACTTCCCAGGCAGGCGTGATAGGTGCGCCCGAACGAGGCCCCTACAGTGGAGCCAAAGCGGGCGTCAATAACCTGACTAAGACCATGGCGGCAGAATGGGCTGAGTTTGGAATTCGTGTTAACGCAGTCGCCCCTACCGTGACGCGCTCCCCGTTGGCGGAGCAAGCCATGAAGGACAGCGAAACCTTTTCAGAGGCCATCAAACAGAATAATCTCATTCGAAGAGGCCTGGCAGAACCGGAAGAGATTTCAGCACCCGTAATTTTCCTAGCCTCAGAGGCAGCGTCGATGATCACTGGACATACCCTCGTTGTTGACGGCGGTTGGACCATCGTCTAG